CACCTGCGGCTTCCTGATCCCGATCGGCGGCTCGCTCGGCCAGGCGTTCGGCGTCTGCGGCAACGAGTTCGGCCCCGCCGACGGCCAGGTCGTCGCGTTCGGCTACGGCTGCGGCGGACACTCCGAGGCCGCCGTGCTGCCCGCTCCGCCCACCCCCTCCGAACTGATCCTCGACGAGACCGTCGTCGAGCCGCTCCAGCTCCACCCCGACCGCACCGGCGGCTCCGTCGAGCCCGACGCCCCCACCGAGGAGCTCGGCCACTCCTGACCGGCCGGCCCGCCGCCCCGGCGGCCGGCCCACGGCGTGGCGTCCGCCGCCGGCGGAGGAGAATGCGGCCGTACGCACGGCAGCGCGACGGAAGGCGGCAGGGCCAGTGGAGCCTCGGATCATCGGCGGTACGGACGGGCAGGCGGCGGACGTCTTCGACACGGCCGGGCTGCGCCACCGGGTCCTGGACGCCTGGACGGCCGCCCCCGCCCGCTTCCGGGAGGACGCCAACGCCGAGGAGGAACTCGCCCTCGGCGGGTACCGCGACCGGCTGGTCGTCGAGCTCGCGCAGAACGCGGCCGACGCCGCCGCCCGCGCCGGCGTCGCCCCCGGCCGGCTGCGCCTCACCCTGCGGGACGGCGTCCTCGCCGCCGCCAACACCGGCGCCCCGCTCGACGCCGCCGCCGTCGAATCGCTCTCCACCCTGCGCGCCTCCGCCAAGCGCCCCGACGGCGCCCCCACCGTGGGCCGGTTCGGCGTCGGCTTCTCCGCCGTCCTCGCGGTCACCGACGAACCTGCCGTGCTCTCCACCCACGGCTCCGTCCGCTGGTCCCTCGCCGAGGCCCTCGCGCTCACCGCCGACCGCCCCCGGCTCGCCGAGGAACTGCGCCGTCGCGAGGACCACGTCCCGCTGCTGCGGCTGCCCTTCCCCGCCGAGGGCGCCGCACCGACCGGCTACGACACCGTCGTCGTCCTGCCGCTGCGCGACGCCGCCGCCCAGGACCTCACCCGCCGCCAGCTCGCCGAGATCGACGACGCCCTGCTGCTGACCCTGCCCGGGCTCGCCGAGGTCGTCGTCGAGACCCCGGACGGCGTCCGGACCCTGACCCGCACCGCCGGCGACCAGAACCCCGACGGCATCACCACCGTGACCATCACCGACGACACGCAGCAGACCGTCTGGCAGACCGTCACCGCCGCCGGCGCCGTCGCCCCGGAGCTCCTCGCCGACCGCACCACCGAGGAACGCGCCCGCCCGTACTGGTCGGTGACCTGGGCCGTGCCGGTCTCCGACACCGGGGTGCCGCAGACCCTCGGCACCGCCCCCGTCGTGCACGCGCCCACGCCCAGCGACGAGCCGCTCGGCGTGCCCGCCCTGCTGATCGCCGGGTACCCGCTGGACTCCACCCGCCGGCACGTCGCCCCGGGCCCGCTCACCGACTTCCTCACCGAGCGCGCCGCCGACGCCTACGCCGACCTGTTGCGGGCCCGCGGCGCCGACCTCGGCTCGCTCATCCTCGTCCCCGGCCCGCTCGGCCACGGCACCCTCGACAACGCGCTGCGGACGGCGATCCTCGGCCGCCTGCCCGGCACGCCGTTCCTCCCGCACCCCGGCCCGGTCGAGGAGGGCACCCCGGCGCTGCGCCCCCGCGACGCCACCCTGCTGGAGGGCGCCGACACCTCGGTGGTCGCCGCGCTCGCCCCGATCTTCCCCGGCCTGCTGCCGGCCGGGCTGGAGCGGCGGCCCGAACTGCGCGCCCTCGATGTCCGCCGGGTGCCGCTCGCCGAGGTCGTCGACCAGCTCGGCGGCCTGGAGCGCGAGCCCGCCTGGTGGCGCAACCTGTACGCGGCGCTGGTCGGCGCCGACCCGGAGGCGCTCGGCGCGCTGCCGGTGCCGCTGGCCGACGGCCGGACGGTCACCGGGCCCCGCCGCGTCCTGCTGCCCTCCGACCCGGCCGACTGGGCCGGCTACGAGGGCTACCCGGACTCCCTCGCCGAGGCGCTCGGCCTGCTCGACCTGCGGCTGGCCCACCCGGAGGCCGCGCACCCGCTGCTGGCCAAGCTGGGCGCCGCGACCGCGACCCCGGCCGGGATCCTCGACACCCCCGAGGTGCGCGCCGCGGTCGCCCGCTCGCTGGAGCTCGGCGAGGACGACTTCGACGCCGCCGTGGACCTCGCCGACGCCGTGCTCGCCCTGGTCAGGGCCGCCGAGGCGGGCCCCGGCGACCACCCGTGGCTGGCCCGGCTGGCCCTGCCCGACGACGAGGGCGAGCTCAGCCGGGCCGGCGAGCTGATCCTCCCCGACAGCCCGCTGGCCGCCCTCGCCCGCGAGGGCGACGCCGCGTACGTCGACGAGGACCTGCTGGAGCGCTGGGGCCCGGACGTGCTGGCCGCGGCCGGCGCGCTGGCCGGCTTCGTGCTGGT
The Kitasatospora paranensis genome window above contains:
- a CDS encoding sacsin N-terminal ATP-binding-like domain-containing protein; translated protein: MEPRIIGGTDGQAADVFDTAGLRHRVLDAWTAAPARFREDANAEEELALGGYRDRLVVELAQNAADAAARAGVAPGRLRLTLRDGVLAAANTGAPLDAAAVESLSTLRASAKRPDGAPTVGRFGVGFSAVLAVTDEPAVLSTHGSVRWSLAEALALTADRPRLAEELRRREDHVPLLRLPFPAEGAAPTGYDTVVVLPLRDAAAQDLTRRQLAEIDDALLLTLPGLAEVVVETPDGVRTLTRTAGDQNPDGITTVTITDDTQQTVWQTVTAAGAVAPELLADRTTEERARPYWSVTWAVPVSDTGVPQTLGTAPVVHAPTPSDEPLGVPALLIAGYPLDSTRRHVAPGPLTDFLTERAADAYADLLRARGADLGSLILVPGPLGHGTLDNALRTAILGRLPGTPFLPHPGPVEEGTPALRPRDATLLEGADTSVVAALAPIFPGLLPAGLERRPELRALDVRRVPLAEVVDQLGGLEREPAWWRNLYAALVGADPEALGALPVPLADGRTVTGPRRVLLPSDPADWAGYEGYPDSLAEALGLLDLRLAHPEAAHPLLAKLGAATATPAGILDTPEVRAAVARSLELGEDDFDAAVDLADAVLALVRAAEAGPGDHPWLARLALPDDEGELSRAGELILPDSPLAALAREGDAAYVDEDLLERWGPDVLAAAGALAGFVLVRAEDVVLDPDDLERLDPTVPADRAAGGAPTGLIDEAPDGLADWCEDTLELLHADDSGELGVPPVAAELLAVRDLDLVDNRAWPEALAVLARPPYRDAVVNPVRTLLPDGRYVDLPPYTSWWLRDHPVLDGREPAGLRAAGADPLLRGLYDEARTTLDEQFLHALGVRTTLAALLAEPHGPEELLDRLVDDASEVTHRQLHGIHTQLAALAAERVEPLDVVRALAPLDPETGRRPDTTVVVDASAAVVADAPDLVALLHDHPVLPVAPELAAALAERLHVSLASEVAGGRVLSEGAVHRVPAVVRELLPGCPAVYEEHEELLVVGPDGGEAHVDWRWDAAADAPELPYDPEEAESGDLDDEFEIPPVPGLLHAATPEGLAAGLAWSVGQWHRRFEVLAALAEPDRAYELLNARDYEG